The following coding sequences lie in one Kitasatospora azatica KCTC 9699 genomic window:
- a CDS encoding ABC transporter permease, protein MTGRVFRVELRDELRAILREPTSLFFGILMPVGFFVLFNLLYGHGTTQGLTAGTAMVATFGTYGVITVASLQPGIGVAQDRDLGWLRMKRVSAVPIWISLAAKATAALLYGVGVLVLMGVAAEAFGTLHASPWALVRVALVLLLGSIPFTLLSVAIGFQFRTGAAIALLNAVLFPLAVLSGLWIPIRFLPSVVGEIAKFLPTYHLAQLGLAQLGDGTAMIHVLALLVTTVAAAGVAAMSYRHARI, encoded by the coding sequence ATGACGGGACGGGTCTTCCGGGTCGAGCTGCGGGACGAACTGCGCGCGATCCTGCGGGAACCCACATCGCTGTTCTTCGGCATCCTCATGCCGGTCGGGTTCTTCGTGCTGTTCAACCTGCTGTACGGGCACGGCACCACGCAGGGCCTGACGGCCGGTACGGCGATGGTGGCCACGTTCGGCACCTACGGCGTGATCACGGTGGCCTCGCTGCAGCCGGGCATCGGGGTCGCCCAGGACCGGGATCTGGGCTGGCTGCGGATGAAGCGGGTGTCCGCGGTGCCGATCTGGATCAGCCTCGCCGCGAAGGCCACCGCCGCGCTGCTCTACGGGGTGGGCGTGCTGGTGCTGATGGGGGTGGCGGCCGAGGCCTTCGGCACGCTCCACGCCTCGCCCTGGGCGCTGGTGCGGGTGGCGCTGGTGCTGCTGCTGGGCAGCATCCCCTTCACGCTGCTCAGCGTGGCGATCGGTTTCCAGTTCCGCACGGGTGCGGCGATCGCGCTGCTCAACGCGGTGCTGTTCCCGCTGGCGGTGCTGTCCGGGCTGTGGATCCCGATCCGGTTCCTGCCCTCGGTCGTGGGGGAGATCGCGAAGTTCCTGCCCACGTACCACCTCGCCCAGCTCGGGCTCGCCCAACTCGGCGACGGCACCGCCATGATCCACGTGCTCGCCCTGCTGGTCACCACGGTCGCGGCGGCCGGTGTGGCGGCGATGTCCTACCGCCACGCGCGGATCTGA
- a CDS encoding ABC transporter ATP-binding protein, translating to MATTQAVLTAKGLRYRYGETVALDGVDLRVDPGECVALLGPNGAGKSTLVMLTIGLLAPQQGTVRILGGDPRRATTRRRLGVAQQTLGFPNTLTVNELVSGAAVRGGLRAAAAVAILAELGLTDLARRRVSKLSGGQKQRVQLAMALVTEPALLVLDEPTVGLDTQARRHFWQILARRRAQGTAVLVTTHLIEESAAVADRVVVLDHGRILADAPPQELVSRLPDRTVTVRTGLDQNELERLPGVLRAGREHDLVRIQTCSPEDLLRVLLDRDPQLSELRVQDAGLEEAVVALTGGEEGRAA from the coding sequence ATGGCAACGACACAGGCGGTACTGACGGCAAAAGGGCTGCGGTACCGATACGGCGAGACGGTCGCGCTGGACGGCGTGGACCTGCGGGTCGACCCGGGAGAGTGCGTCGCGCTGCTCGGGCCCAACGGGGCCGGGAAGTCGACCCTGGTGATGCTCACGATCGGACTGCTCGCGCCGCAGCAAGGAACCGTGCGGATCCTGGGCGGTGATCCGCGCCGCGCGACGACCCGCCGGCGGCTGGGCGTGGCGCAGCAGACCCTGGGATTCCCGAACACGCTGACCGTGAACGAGCTGGTGAGTGGTGCCGCCGTCCGCGGTGGGCTGCGGGCGGCAGCGGCCGTTGCGATCCTGGCGGAACTCGGGCTGACCGACCTGGCGCGCAGGCGGGTGTCGAAACTCTCCGGCGGTCAGAAGCAGCGCGTGCAGCTGGCGATGGCGCTGGTCACCGAGCCGGCACTGCTGGTGCTGGACGAACCGACGGTCGGCCTGGACACGCAGGCCCGGCGGCACTTCTGGCAGATCCTGGCGCGCCGCCGGGCGCAGGGCACGGCGGTGCTGGTGACCACGCACCTGATCGAGGAGTCGGCTGCGGTCGCGGACCGGGTGGTGGTACTCGACCACGGTCGGATCCTGGCGGACGCGCCGCCGCAGGAACTCGTGTCCCGCTTGCCGGACCGCACGGTGACGGTCAGGACCGGTCTCGACCAGAACGAACTCGAGCGGCTGCCGGGCGTGCTCCGGGCCGGCCGGGAGCACGATCTGGTGAGGATCCAGACCTGCTCACCGGAGGACCTGCTGCGGGTGCTGCTGGACCGGGATCCGCAGTTGTCGGAACTGCGGGTGCAGGACGCCGGCTTGGAGGAGGCCGTGGTCGCGCTGACCGGCGGCGAGGAAGGCAGGGCGGCGTGA
- a CDS encoding ABC transporter permease: protein MTTLTETAEAAETDATAETADWRPRHNLGRVTRTFLAVLWRDVFTTTRRPTGFLLQVIVQPLLLFFVFGRVLSEAGYTKGDFGPTLLPGVIALNALLTALQNTAMPLIMDFSWSGEIEDRLLAPLPGQLVAVAKMVFGTLCGLFAGLVMAPIGFLVLGTAGWPLTAWPGVLLILVLGSATGAGLGLMLGTIVSPDRIGVTFSLVMAPLTFTGSVQYPWSSLGHLRWFQVISAINPLTYVSEGLRAVALPGLTSSIPLWTDALVLLFALVVTAAIGIRGFMSRALG from the coding sequence GTGACCACCCTGACCGAAACCGCCGAAGCCGCCGAGACCGACGCGACCGCCGAGACCGCCGACTGGCGACCGCGACACAACCTCGGCCGCGTCACACGCACCTTCCTGGCGGTGCTGTGGCGCGACGTGTTCACCACCACCCGTCGACCGACCGGGTTCCTGCTCCAGGTGATCGTCCAGCCGCTGCTGCTGTTCTTCGTCTTCGGCAGAGTGCTCAGCGAGGCCGGCTACACCAAGGGGGACTTCGGCCCGACACTGCTGCCCGGCGTCATCGCGCTCAACGCGCTCCTCACCGCCCTGCAGAACACCGCGATGCCGCTGATCATGGACTTCTCCTGGTCCGGCGAGATCGAGGACCGACTGCTCGCACCGCTGCCCGGACAGCTGGTCGCCGTCGCCAAGATGGTGTTCGGAACGCTGTGCGGCCTGTTCGCCGGGCTGGTCATGGCGCCGATCGGGTTCCTGGTGCTGGGCACCGCCGGCTGGCCGCTCACGGCCTGGCCGGGCGTGCTGCTGATCCTGGTGCTCGGCTCGGCGACCGGCGCCGGTCTCGGTCTGATGCTGGGCACGATCGTGTCGCCGGACCGCATCGGCGTCACCTTCTCACTCGTCATGGCGCCGTTGACGTTCACCGGATCCGTCCAGTACCCGTGGTCGTCGCTGGGCCACCTGCGGTGGTTCCAGGTGATCTCCGCGATCAACCCGCTGACCTATGTCAGCGAAGGCCTGCGAGCCGTGGCGCTGCCCGGCCTCACGTCCTCGATCCCGCTGTGGACGGACGCGCTGGTGCTGCTGTTCGCCCTGGTGGTCACCGCGGCGATCGGCATCAGGGGATTCATGTCCCGCGCGCTCGGCTGA
- a CDS encoding sensor histidine kinase, with translation MSGFDSTASRSAAERLRTWEWVYLGYLLFVPAQPYFSPDPAWWEWPLAIVVCTATVLLYAMALLRGRSAWSVWASLVPMAVIGALATPFNAAASVLFIYAAAAAGNTLLWQVARRWFAGLTVLDCVTALLSQVPVPYRLLGFASASVMIWVIGLLELRQRDRRRELENQRLRNSQVELLATLAERERISRDLHDLLGHSLTAVVMRAQLTKELVLADPQRARAESEEIERNAREALAAVRSTVTGWRQTTIRAELEVARRTLTGTGVTLQVSCDDALILVAATEHELGLALREAVTNVARHAQASSCRIGLDRDEERVRLVIADDGIGGVAAEGTGLTGLRERIAKLGGAVQRTGSAGTTLVITVPVEVAG, from the coding sequence ATGAGTGGCTTCGACTCCACCGCTTCCCGGTCCGCGGCCGAGCGGCTGCGGACCTGGGAGTGGGTCTACCTCGGCTACCTGCTGTTCGTGCCGGCGCAGCCGTACTTCTCACCGGATCCGGCGTGGTGGGAGTGGCCGCTGGCGATCGTGGTGTGCACGGCCACCGTCCTGCTGTACGCGATGGCGTTGCTGCGGGGCCGCTCCGCGTGGAGCGTCTGGGCCTCGTTGGTGCCGATGGCTGTGATCGGCGCGCTGGCCACGCCGTTCAACGCCGCCGCGAGTGTGCTGTTCATATACGCCGCGGCCGCCGCGGGCAACACGCTGCTGTGGCAGGTCGCGCGGCGGTGGTTCGCCGGCCTGACCGTGCTGGACTGTGTGACGGCGCTGCTCTCGCAAGTACCGGTGCCCTACCGGCTGCTGGGTTTCGCGTCGGCGTCCGTCATGATCTGGGTGATCGGGCTGCTCGAACTCAGGCAGCGCGACCGGCGGCGGGAACTGGAGAACCAGCGGCTGCGCAACTCGCAGGTCGAACTGCTCGCGACCCTGGCGGAACGCGAACGGATCTCGCGTGACCTGCACGACCTGCTCGGGCATTCGCTGACCGCGGTGGTGATGCGCGCGCAGCTGACCAAGGAGCTGGTGCTCGCCGATCCGCAGCGGGCGCGCGCCGAGTCCGAGGAGATCGAGCGCAACGCGCGGGAGGCCCTGGCCGCGGTGCGCAGCACGGTCACCGGTTGGCGGCAGACCACCATCCGCGCGGAGCTGGAGGTGGCGCGGCGTACGCTGACCGGGACCGGGGTGACCTTGCAGGTGAGCTGTGACGACGCGCTGATCCTGGTCGCGGCGACCGAGCACGAGCTGGGGTTGGCGTTGCGGGAGGCGGTGACGAACGTGGCCCGGCACGCGCAGGCCTCCAGCTGCCGCATCGGACTGGACAGGGACGAGGAACGGGTGCGGTTGGTGATCGCGGACGACGGGATCGGCGGCGTCGCTGCGGAGGGCACCGGGCTGACCGGCCTCCGGGAGCGGATCGCGAAACTCGGCGGCGCGGTGCAGCGCACCGGCTCGGCCGGCACGACGCTGGTCATCACGGTGCCGGTCGAGGTGGCCGGATGA
- a CDS encoding thiopeptide maturation pyridine synthase, which yields MTESVWRTVNVYHHDGDRTDLLLGAVRPFITAVAPSASRVYFQPHWRRGPHVRIPIQASAEVFEDVVAPAVAGVLEPYLRAHPSTVLLDQQAAHAQHVRLAEQESERGPLTPWAPNNTVEIEPYDRRQHVLGGPAAADLLADYYVDTNDLVFDILDWVRGGGSKMALGVDLFIAAAHRFLPPVTYGYMSYRGHADAFMAKMPDGVRERFDRVYEGNAETFRQRVVKITEAADYHDVVPFSALLDTLLRYRNQANELIGTGELALNTDENGDLEAWGSTWSAWSDRSPFHQALGGHRTAADQLGGWNTFQQYRVVLNWLYLNMYRLGIGELERNLICHVVSRAVEDVHGVTAMGRIEELIGYVDNGGRL from the coding sequence ATGACAGAGTCCGTGTGGCGCACCGTGAACGTGTACCACCACGACGGCGACCGCACCGATCTGCTGCTCGGCGCGGTACGCCCGTTCATCACGGCCGTGGCTCCTTCGGCGTCCAGGGTGTACTTCCAGCCGCACTGGCGGCGCGGGCCGCACGTGCGCATTCCGATCCAGGCGAGCGCCGAGGTCTTCGAGGACGTCGTCGCGCCGGCCGTGGCCGGCGTGCTCGAGCCGTACCTGCGGGCGCATCCGTCGACCGTTCTCCTGGACCAGCAGGCGGCGCACGCACAGCACGTCCGGCTGGCCGAGCAGGAGAGCGAACGCGGGCCGCTGACTCCCTGGGCGCCCAACAACACCGTCGAGATCGAGCCCTACGACCGGCGCCAGCACGTGCTCGGCGGACCGGCCGCGGCGGACCTGCTCGCCGACTACTACGTCGACACCAACGACCTCGTCTTCGACATCCTCGACTGGGTCCGTGGCGGCGGCTCGAAGATGGCACTCGGGGTGGACCTGTTCATCGCGGCGGCGCACCGGTTCCTCCCGCCGGTGACCTACGGCTACATGTCCTACCGCGGACACGCCGACGCCTTCATGGCGAAGATGCCCGACGGCGTGCGCGAGCGCTTCGACCGGGTCTACGAGGGCAATGCCGAGACCTTCCGGCAGCGGGTCGTCAAGATCACCGAGGCCGCCGACTACCACGACGTCGTGCCGTTCAGCGCCCTCCTCGACACCCTGCTCCGCTACCGCAACCAGGCCAACGAGCTGATCGGGACGGGCGAGTTGGCGCTCAACACGGACGAGAACGGCGACCTGGAGGCGTGGGGTTCGACCTGGAGTGCCTGGTCGGACCGCAGCCCGTTCCACCAGGCACTGGGCGGCCACCGGACGGCGGCCGACCAGCTCGGCGGATGGAACACCTTCCAGCAGTACCGGGTGGTACTCAACTGGCTCTACCTCAACATGTACCGGCTCGGCATCGGCGAGCTGGAGCGCAACCTGATCTGCCACGTGGTCTCCCGGGCCGTCGAGGACGTGCACGGCGTGACCGCGATGGGCCGGATCGAGGAACTGATCGGGTACGTCGACAACGGCGGCCGCCTCTAG
- a CDS encoding ABC transporter ATP-binding protein yields MSHAVTVSELVKRYHPHAPAAVDGLSFTVDRGEVFGLLGPNGAGKSTTVGVLTTRILPTSGRCLVFGTDVVARPAGAKRLLAVVPQRQNLDRSLDVRQNLLFHARYHGVGRDERLRRADELLDLMGLTEQAGQPAERLSGGQAQRVVIARALMHAPKVLFLDEPSTGLDPQSRLFLHERIRELRDRGVTVVLTTHDMDEAESLSDRIGIVDHGKLLALDTPRALTEALPGGTTITAQVRGTQVPTVEILAALAELPGAGNVEHDAPHGTGSGDSQYFRVRTEKDPSVLLPDVLRTVVDQGVQLVDLSIARPSLQDVFISLTGRELR; encoded by the coding sequence ATGAGTCACGCTGTCACCGTCAGCGAACTCGTCAAGCGTTACCACCCGCACGCGCCCGCAGCCGTGGACGGTCTGAGCTTCACGGTCGACCGGGGCGAGGTGTTCGGCCTGCTCGGCCCGAACGGAGCGGGGAAGTCCACCACCGTCGGTGTGCTGACCACGCGGATCCTGCCGACGTCCGGCCGGTGCCTGGTCTTCGGCACGGACGTGGTGGCCCGGCCGGCCGGGGCGAAGCGGTTGCTCGCGGTCGTGCCGCAGCGCCAGAACCTGGACCGCTCCCTCGACGTGCGGCAGAACCTGCTCTTCCATGCGCGCTACCACGGCGTCGGCCGGGACGAACGGCTGCGCCGCGCCGACGAGTTGCTCGACCTGATGGGGCTCACCGAGCAGGCCGGCCAACCGGCCGAGCGGCTCTCCGGCGGCCAGGCGCAACGCGTCGTCATCGCGCGGGCGCTGATGCACGCGCCCAAGGTGCTGTTCCTGGACGAGCCGTCGACCGGCCTGGACCCCCAGTCGCGGCTCTTCCTGCACGAGCGCATCCGCGAACTGCGCGACCGCGGCGTCACCGTCGTACTCACCACCCACGACATGGACGAGGCCGAGAGCCTGTCCGATCGCATCGGCATCGTCGACCACGGCAAGCTCCTCGCGCTGGACACGCCGCGCGCGCTGACCGAGGCGCTCCCGGGCGGCACCACGATCACCGCACAGGTCCGCGGTACGCAGGTGCCGACCGTCGAGATCCTTGCCGCGCTGGCCGAGCTGCCCGGAGCCGGCAACGTCGAGCACGACGCGCCGCACGGGACCGGGAGCGGCGACAGCCAGTACTTCCGGGTGCGGACCGAGAAGGACCCGTCGGTCCTGCTCCCGGACGTGCTGCGCACCGTCGTTGACCAGGGGGTGCAGCTGGTCGACCTGTCGATCGCCCGGCCCAGCCTCCAGGACGTGTTCATCTCTCTGACCGGAAGGGAACTGCGGTGA
- a CDS encoding TOMM precursor leader peptide-binding protein, with protein sequence MTDTVLGDGLLADAIARRPPSMLVVARDGWDTGDWVAAHDRGEPWLPVWTELDRVVVGPLVRPGERGCVWCVQTWRSSASERAPWTSELREDERIASRPSAWLSGFAAETVADLVHAGIAADCCWYLDLRDLSLTRHSFLPDPLCAVCGALPEDTAARAEIVPLPRPKPRAGSSRIRALSESQLTELYVDAETGVVAPPRGMRDSMVPLTEAVLAEYGYRGEAGFGRTRDFASSRATAVAEALERLGGQWPWGKRTTVRGSYAELAADALDPRTLGLLAPERYLEPDCQYQPFTEDAVVDWVWAYSFAQARPVLVPETHAYYRTPLQPGTRKDKPFTFEISNGCALGGCVEEAVLHGILEVVERDAFLMTWYARMPVPEVDLARAPDPRIGLVVERIERTGYRVRAFDITLTEGIRAFWVLAQDTSGDARRPKVICTSGSALDPVAAVLTALGELAPIVEQELVRYPAEAERARLMAADPELVRIMTDHAVCSATPEAFDRFSFLLDGDRMIGWDEVIARSPWPLHADLRDDLTEAVDRMLAGGMDVVVVNQTSPLHEAADLHCVKVIAPGALSMTFGHRNRRTTGLPRPLEVPHRLGYAAHPLTEADLNPHPHPFP encoded by the coding sequence GTGACTGACACCGTACTCGGCGACGGCCTGCTGGCCGACGCCATCGCCCGGCGTCCGCCGTCGATGCTGGTGGTGGCCCGCGACGGCTGGGACACCGGCGACTGGGTCGCGGCGCACGACCGGGGCGAGCCCTGGCTGCCGGTCTGGACCGAGCTCGACCGGGTCGTGGTCGGCCCGCTGGTCCGGCCCGGTGAGCGCGGCTGCGTCTGGTGCGTGCAGACCTGGCGGTCCAGCGCGTCCGAACGTGCGCCGTGGACGAGTGAGTTGCGCGAGGACGAGCGGATCGCGAGCAGGCCGTCGGCCTGGTTGTCCGGCTTCGCCGCCGAGACCGTGGCCGATCTGGTGCACGCGGGCATCGCCGCGGACTGCTGCTGGTACCTCGACCTGCGCGACCTGTCGCTGACCCGGCACTCGTTCCTGCCGGACCCGCTGTGCGCGGTCTGCGGTGCGCTGCCCGAGGACACGGCCGCCCGAGCCGAGATCGTGCCCCTCCCCCGGCCCAAGCCCCGGGCCGGCTCCAGCCGGATCCGCGCACTCTCCGAGTCGCAGCTGACCGAGCTGTACGTGGACGCCGAGACCGGCGTGGTCGCCCCGCCCCGCGGCATGCGCGACTCGATGGTCCCGCTGACCGAGGCGGTCCTGGCCGAGTACGGCTACCGGGGGGAGGCGGGGTTCGGGCGCACCCGCGACTTCGCCTCGTCCCGGGCCACTGCGGTCGCCGAGGCACTGGAACGGCTCGGTGGCCAGTGGCCCTGGGGCAAGCGGACCACCGTGCGCGGCAGTTACGCGGAACTGGCCGCGGACGCCCTGGACCCCCGGACGCTCGGCCTGCTCGCGCCGGAGCGCTACCTGGAGCCGGACTGCCAGTACCAGCCGTTCACCGAGGACGCCGTGGTGGACTGGGTGTGGGCGTACTCCTTCGCTCAGGCCCGGCCGGTGCTGGTGCCCGAGACCCACGCGTACTACCGGACGCCGCTCCAGCCGGGCACGCGGAAGGACAAGCCGTTCACCTTCGAGATCTCCAACGGCTGCGCGCTCGGCGGCTGCGTCGAGGAGGCGGTCCTGCACGGGATCCTCGAAGTGGTCGAGCGCGACGCGTTCCTGATGACCTGGTACGCCCGGATGCCCGTCCCCGAGGTGGACCTCGCCCGGGCACCCGATCCGCGCATCGGGCTCGTCGTGGAGCGCATCGAGCGCACCGGATACCGCGTGCGGGCCTTCGACATCACCTTGACCGAGGGGATCCGCGCGTTCTGGGTGCTCGCGCAGGACACCAGCGGTGACGCCAGGCGACCGAAGGTCATCTGCACCAGCGGCTCGGCGCTGGACCCGGTGGCCGCCGTGCTCACCGCCCTCGGTGAACTGGCGCCCATCGTCGAACAGGAGCTGGTCCGATACCCGGCCGAGGCTGAACGGGCCAGGCTGATGGCCGCGGATCCCGAGCTGGTCCGGATCATGACCGACCACGCGGTGTGCAGTGCGACGCCGGAGGCGTTCGACCGCTTCTCGTTCCTGCTCGACGGCGACCGCATGATCGGCTGGGACGAGGTGATCGCCCGCAGCCCCTGGCCGCTCCACGCCGACCTGCGCGACGACCTCACCGAGGCCGTCGACCGGATGCTGGCGGGCGGCATGGACGTCGTGGTCGTCAACCAGACCTCGCCGCTGCACGAGGCCGCCGACCTGCACTGCGTGAAGGTGATCGCGCCCGGCGCCCTGTCCATGACCTTCGGCCACCGCAACCGGCGGACCACCGGGCTGCCCCGGCCGCTGGAGGTACCCCACCGGCTCGGCTACGCGGCGCACCCGCTGACCGAGGCCGACCTCAACCCCCACCCCCACCCGTTCCCATGA
- a CDS encoding lantibiotic dehydratase: MTGHATTFGVRVAGLPADAVHRLVDHRLREELVTLSRTAAELRVGAVTLSERCHAVIGALGDPAAKPKLVALRRTVHQLRDPGRQLAEPRVASTLGGELAADLAEFGRRLGRYRADRAQLPTVLAEAVRSIDAGLREISADPRFDQGLAHASPTLHEVLGRRPGRQELIRLAVYAARAAVKTSPFSTFTASGLGRFVPDGPALRWAATEPTRSIVELDLSVLTPLAARSTELTVRVNPSARLVADTVQFLGPAPAEDLLTLPLTPPLRHCLRAAAGRPTLAELTAGIPAPPEQAAGYLRSLVTSGLLLLQPDFDDHGIDPLRQLAKRVPALVPVREGLRSYASAKGTDRVALGAVLQERLRDLGSTGKLRDVVTEQSVIPGVVVEAGLPAWQDALDELAVACRLLAVFDCTLPFKLAVAAFIRERFGPEAPVPFDRFYAELVRDGHEAMRLHPAAVAFDMTGLTATLAASPVAEVRRLVGLIAEVRRALPDRQRIEQVLDALPAWVRPVGSVAVYAQRDGEELIVNAVNSGFGRARSQVRRLLRYLSDDPLPVDAVYPGAPRYAEFALTLATSLNQREPALPDRLDYPPPARLTVGVDGDGLPALFDNGSVVRPVHGGLSYERQFPPVMALLIEAFGENPLLLRPDQPLQHDAGAGTGEGRVLHAPRLSIGHVVLRRATWVAQPGTLPRRGAGQSDADFLLALTSWLTEHGLPPRFFVSVLRMGAVAAGSFVGDRSRKPMYVDIGSPHLVLAFERLARDPASAAVFYEVAPRPETALLDHQGVPRVTEYVIELNCQGDQK, encoded by the coding sequence ATGACGGGCCACGCCACCACCTTCGGAGTACGCGTCGCGGGCCTGCCCGCGGACGCGGTCCACCGACTCGTCGACCACCGGCTGCGGGAGGAACTGGTCACGCTGTCCCGCACCGCGGCCGAGCTGAGGGTCGGCGCCGTGACCCTGTCCGAGCGCTGCCACGCCGTGATCGGCGCGCTGGGCGACCCCGCGGCCAAACCCAAGCTGGTGGCGCTGCGCCGGACCGTGCACCAGTTGCGTGATCCGGGCCGGCAGCTCGCCGAGCCCCGGGTCGCTTCCACCCTCGGCGGCGAACTCGCCGCGGACCTCGCCGAGTTCGGCCGCAGGCTGGGCCGGTACCGGGCCGACCGGGCGCAGTTGCCGACCGTGCTGGCCGAAGCGGTGCGGTCCATCGACGCGGGCCTGCGCGAGATCAGCGCGGATCCCCGGTTCGACCAGGGCCTCGCCCATGCCAGCCCCACCCTGCACGAGGTGCTCGGCCGCCGGCCCGGGCGACAGGAGCTGATCCGGCTGGCCGTCTACGCCGCCCGCGCCGCCGTCAAGACCAGCCCGTTCAGCACGTTCACCGCCAGCGGCCTCGGCCGGTTCGTCCCGGACGGGCCGGCCCTGCGCTGGGCCGCGACCGAGCCGACGCGCTCGATCGTCGAACTCGACCTGTCGGTCCTCACCCCGTTGGCCGCCAGGTCGACCGAACTGACGGTCCGGGTCAACCCCAGTGCGCGGCTGGTGGCCGACACCGTCCAGTTCCTCGGCCCGGCACCGGCGGAGGACCTCCTCACCCTGCCGCTGACCCCGCCGCTGCGGCACTGCCTGCGCGCCGCTGCCGGTCGGCCGACGCTCGCCGAGTTGACGGCGGGCATTCCCGCGCCGCCCGAGCAGGCGGCCGGATACCTGCGCTCACTCGTGACCAGCGGACTGCTCCTGCTCCAGCCGGACTTCGACGACCACGGCATCGATCCGCTGCGGCAGTTGGCGAAGCGGGTCCCCGCGCTGGTTCCGGTCCGGGAAGGACTGCGCAGCTACGCGAGCGCGAAGGGAACCGACCGGGTCGCGCTCGGGGCTGTGCTCCAGGAGCGGCTGCGGGACCTCGGCAGCACGGGCAAACTGCGGGACGTGGTGACCGAGCAGTCGGTCATTCCCGGAGTCGTGGTCGAGGCGGGTCTGCCGGCCTGGCAGGACGCGCTGGACGAACTGGCCGTCGCCTGCCGCCTGCTCGCGGTCTTCGACTGCACGCTGCCGTTCAAACTGGCGGTCGCCGCGTTCATCCGGGAGCGCTTCGGCCCGGAGGCACCGGTGCCGTTCGACCGGTTCTACGCCGAACTCGTCCGCGACGGTCACGAGGCCATGCGGCTGCACCCCGCCGCAGTCGCCTTCGACATGACCGGGCTGACCGCGACCCTGGCGGCCAGCCCGGTCGCGGAGGTGCGCCGGCTGGTGGGCCTGATCGCCGAGGTCCGGCGCGCGTTGCCGGACCGGCAACGGATCGAGCAGGTGCTCGACGCGCTGCCGGCCTGGGTGCGCCCGGTCGGCTCGGTCGCCGTCTACGCCCAGCGCGACGGCGAGGAGTTGATCGTCAACGCGGTGAACTCCGGCTTCGGCCGGGCCCGGTCGCAGGTGCGCCGGCTGCTGCGCTACCTCTCGGACGATCCGCTCCCGGTCGATGCGGTGTACCCGGGCGCACCGAGGTACGCGGAGTTCGCGCTGACCCTCGCCACCTCGCTCAACCAGCGCGAGCCGGCCCTGCCGGACCGGCTCGACTACCCGCCGCCCGCCCGGCTGACGGTCGGCGTGGACGGCGACGGACTGCCGGCCCTGTTCGACAACGGATCGGTCGTCCGTCCGGTCCACGGCGGACTGTCCTACGAGCGGCAGTTCCCGCCGGTCATGGCCTTGCTGATCGAGGCGTTCGGTGAGAATCCCCTGCTGCTGCGGCCCGACCAGCCGCTGCAGCACGACGCGGGCGCCGGGACCGGGGAGGGCCGGGTCCTGCACGCGCCGCGGCTGAGCATCGGACACGTGGTGCTCCGGCGGGCCACCTGGGTGGCCCAGCCGGGAACCCTGCCGCGCCGCGGGGCCGGTCAGTCGGACGCGGACTTCCTGCTCGCGCTGACGAGTTGGCTGACCGAGCACGGCCTGCCACCGCGGTTCTTCGTGTCCGTGCTGCGGATGGGCGCTGTCGCAGCCGGTTCGTTCGTAGGCGACCGAAGCCGCAAGCCGATGTACGTCGACATCGGATCACCGCATCTCGTCCTGGCCTTCGAGCGGCTGGCCAGGGACCCGGCCAGTGCGGCGGTGTTCTACGAGGTCGCGCCGAGGCCCGAGACCGCGCTCCTCGACCACCAGGGGGTGCCGAGAGTGACCGAATACGTCATCGAGCTCAACTGCCAGGGAGACCAGAAATGA
- a CDS encoding response regulator transcription factor yields MIRVVLAEDQGMVLGAFASLLDLQADITVVATATNGDDALVAVREHRPDVLVTDIEMPGRTGLDLAVELNRLGDPTRVLIVTTFARSGYLRRAVDAGVAGYVLKDAPIGELVAALRRVHAGERVVSPELAVAAWDAADPLTDRERELLRAVADGDGNAAIAARLCLAEGTVRNYLSSAMAKLGARNRTEAARTAQTRGWL; encoded by the coding sequence ATGATCCGGGTGGTGCTGGCCGAGGACCAGGGGATGGTGCTGGGAGCGTTCGCGTCCCTGCTGGACCTGCAGGCGGACATCACGGTGGTGGCGACCGCGACCAACGGCGACGACGCGCTGGTCGCGGTGCGCGAGCACCGCCCGGACGTGTTGGTGACCGACATCGAGATGCCCGGCCGCACCGGTCTCGACCTGGCCGTGGAGCTGAACCGCCTCGGCGACCCCACCCGGGTGCTGATCGTGACCACGTTCGCGCGCAGTGGCTACCTGCGGCGTGCGGTCGACGCGGGGGTGGCCGGGTATGTGCTCAAGGACGCGCCGATCGGTGAGCTGGTGGCGGCCCTGCGCCGAGTGCACGCGGGCGAGCGGGTGGTCTCGCCGGAACTGGCGGTGGCCGCGTGGGACGCGGCCGATCCGCTGACCGACCGGGAACGCGAGCTGCTGCGCGCGGTCGCGGACGGGGACGGCAATGCCGCGATCGCAGCGCGGTTGTGCCTGGCGGAGGGTACCGTCCGCAACTACCTGTCCAGCGCCATGGCCAAGTTGGGCGCGCGCAACCGGACCGAGGCGGCCAGGACCGCTCAGACCCGCGGCTGGCTCTGA